In Haliaeetus albicilla chromosome 12, bHalAlb1.1, whole genome shotgun sequence, a genomic segment contains:
- the FRMD5 gene encoding FERM domain-containing protein 5 isoform X3, giving the protein MRAQPPFTMCFRVKFYPTDPAALKEEITRYLVFLQIKRDLYHGRLLCKTSDAALLAAYILQAEIGDYDPGKHPEGYSSKFQFFPKHSEKLERKIAEIHKSELSGQTPATSELNFLRKAQTLETYGVDPHPCKDVSGNAAFLAFTPFGFVVLQGNKRVHFIKWNEVTKMKFEGKTFYLYVSQKEEKKIVLTYFAPTPEACKHLWKCGIENQAFYKLEKSSQVRTVSSSNLFFKGSRFRYSGRVAKEVMESSAKIKREPPEIHRAGLVPSRSCPSITHGPRLSSVPRTRRRAVHISIMEGLESLRDSAHSTPVRSASHGDAFTAPGRSGRAESSERVAVIADENYSPADSVLPTPVAEHSLELMLLSRQANGAPCSIEEEKESEAGTPAAAEAEEAGGELRALCPGAGGLGAAQAEQVNKFVLSVLRLLLVTVGLLFVLLLLLIVLTESDLDTAFFRDIRQTPEFEQFHYQYFCPLRRWFACKVRAVVNLLIDT; this is encoded by the exons ATGAGGG CCCAGCCTCCCTTCACCATGTGCTTCCGTGTGAAGTTTTATCCCACGGACCCCGCTGCTCTGAAGGAGGAGATCACCAG GTATTTAGTCTTCCTGCAGATCAAAAGGGACCTCTACCACGGCCGTCTCCTCTGCAAGACTTCGGATGCTGCTTTGTTGGCCGCCTATATCCTTCAAG CTGAGATCGGGGACTACGATCCGGGGAAGCACCCAGAAGGCTACAGCTCCAAGTTCCAGTTCTTCCCCAAACACTCGGAGAAACTGGAGAGGAAAATTGCGGAGATCCACAAGTCAGAGCTGAG TGGGCAGACACCAGCTACTTCAGAGCTGAATTTCCTCAGGAAAGCCCAGACTCTGGAGACCTACGGGGTTGACCCACACCCTTGCAAG GACGTGTCGGGGAACGCGGCGTTTTTGGCCTTCACTccctttggttttgttgttctgCAGGGAAACAAGAGAGTACACTTCATTAAATG GAACGAGGTGACCAAAATGAAATTCGAAGGGAAGACTTTCTATTTATACGTAAGTCAGAAAGAG gaaaagaaaattgttctTACATATTTTGCCCCAACACCAGAAGCCTGCAAGCACCTCTGGAAGTGTGGGATAGAAAACCAGGCTTTCTACAA GTTGGAGAAGTCGAGCCAGGTCCGGACAGTGTCCAGCAGCAACTTGTTCTTCAAGGGAAGCCGGTTCCGATACAG TGGCCGCGTTGCAAAGGAGGTGATGGAGTCCAGCGCCAAGATCAAGAGGGAGCCGCCCGAGATTCACCG ggcagggctggtgcCGAGCCGGAGCTGCCCCTCCATCACCCACGGCCCCCGCCTGAGCAGCGTGCCCCGCACCCGGAGGAGAGCCGTACATATCTCCATCATGGAAG GCCTGGAGTCTCTGCGCGACAGCGCCCACTCGACCCCGGTGCGCTCGGCCTCCCACGGCGACGCCTTCACGGCCCCCGGCCGGAGCGGCCGCGCCGAGAGCAGTGAGCGGGTAGCCGTCATCGCCGACGAGAACTACAGCCCGGCGGACAGCGTGCTGCCCACGCCGGTGGCCGAGCACAGCCTGGAGCTGATGCTGCTCTCGCGGCAGGCGAACGGGGCCCCGTGCAGCATCGAGGAGGAGAAGGAGTCGGAGGCCGGCACGCCGGCGGCGGCCGAGGCGGAGGAGGCGGGCGGCGAGCTGCGTGCCCTGTGCCCGGGCGCCGGCGGCCTGGGGGCGGCGCAGGCGGAACAGGTGAATAAGTTTGTTTTAAGTGTCCTCCGTTTGCTCCTTGTGACAGTTGGACTCCTCTTTGTTTTGCTCCTCCTCCTGATCGTCCTTACCGAGTCCGACCTTGACACTGCCTTTTTCCGTGATATCCGCCAGACCCCCGAGTTCGAGCAGTTCCATTACCAATACTTTTGTCCCCTCAGGCGATGGTTTGCCTGCAAAGTCCGCGCCGTGGTAAACCTGCTCATTGACACCTGA